The following proteins are co-located in the Clavibacter capsici genome:
- a CDS encoding flavin monoamine oxidase family protein, whose product MSISRRTFLTASASGLSLLGLAACTRTTPSPATPTATPSATPTPTPTAGVAGLPQPVAFARSDWAGDPFARGSGSFLRPGATSADREALARPLSERVFFAGEATSADRPGTVAGAYASGLRAAAEVDRAGAGSERVAVIGAGIAGTAAARALRDAGHDVVLVEARADLGGRIRAAGGVGGTGWPHPAELGALWLAADHDDVLRDAVRAAGISRYGLALVAEHRGPDGRVLDPSSAGSDAIAAARAHALAEPGAVSLAAGLHATGGDALSTEGGAASPAASLAALLATDVAIAHGAAPDELSAAHGLDEPAPVGNVAVTGGFAGLVQHLLRDQDIDVLRESTVSRIAYGNGRVGLRLGSGESLSADRVVVTVPLGVLQEGAIAFDPALPSSHEAALRALGPGRADRIWMRFAEPFWSTTATVWTSYDAGGSFTRWYNLMPVSGEPVLMAEVGAAAAERVAALDDQALRAAALRTLVPFMDPELLTTPGPTATPTDEPGATPTP is encoded by the coding sequence ATGTCGATCTCCCGCCGCACCTTCCTCACCGCGTCCGCGTCGGGACTCTCGCTCCTCGGCCTCGCGGCGTGCACGCGGACGACGCCCAGCCCCGCGACCCCCACGGCCACGCCCTCCGCGACGCCGACTCCCACGCCCACCGCCGGCGTCGCCGGCCTCCCGCAGCCGGTCGCGTTCGCGCGGTCCGACTGGGCGGGGGATCCCTTCGCCCGCGGCTCCGGCAGCTTCCTCCGCCCCGGCGCCACGAGCGCCGACCGCGAGGCCCTCGCGCGCCCCCTGTCGGAGCGCGTGTTCTTCGCCGGCGAGGCCACGAGCGCCGACCGCCCGGGCACGGTCGCGGGCGCGTACGCCTCGGGTCTCCGCGCGGCGGCCGAGGTGGATCGCGCGGGCGCCGGCTCCGAGCGCGTCGCGGTCATCGGCGCGGGCATCGCGGGCACCGCCGCCGCGCGCGCCCTCCGCGACGCGGGCCACGACGTCGTCCTCGTCGAGGCCCGTGCCGACCTCGGCGGCCGGATCCGCGCGGCCGGCGGCGTGGGCGGCACCGGGTGGCCGCATCCCGCCGAGCTCGGCGCGCTGTGGCTCGCGGCCGACCACGACGACGTCCTCCGCGACGCCGTCCGGGCGGCGGGCATCTCCCGCTACGGCCTGGCGCTCGTCGCCGAGCACCGGGGCCCCGACGGCCGGGTCCTGGACCCGTCGAGCGCGGGATCCGACGCGATAGCTGCCGCGCGCGCCCACGCCCTCGCGGAGCCCGGCGCGGTCAGCCTCGCGGCGGGCCTCCACGCGACGGGCGGCGACGCCCTCAGCACGGAGGGCGGAGCCGCGTCGCCCGCCGCCTCCCTCGCCGCGCTGCTCGCCACCGACGTCGCGATCGCCCACGGCGCCGCGCCCGACGAGCTCTCCGCCGCGCACGGCCTCGACGAGCCGGCGCCCGTCGGCAACGTCGCCGTCACGGGCGGGTTCGCGGGCCTCGTGCAGCACCTGCTGCGCGACCAGGACATCGACGTGCTGCGGGAGTCCACCGTCTCGCGCATCGCGTACGGCAACGGCCGGGTGGGCCTGCGGCTCGGCTCCGGCGAGTCGCTCTCGGCGGACCGCGTCGTCGTCACCGTGCCGCTCGGCGTCCTGCAGGAGGGCGCGATCGCGTTCGACCCGGCGCTGCCGTCGTCGCACGAGGCCGCCCTCCGCGCGCTCGGCCCCGGCCGCGCCGACCGGATCTGGATGCGCTTCGCCGAGCCGTTCTGGTCGACCACGGCCACCGTCTGGACCTCCTACGACGCGGGCGGCAGCTTCACGCGCTGGTACAACCTCATGCCCGTCTCGGGCGAGCCCGTGCTCATGGCCGAGGTCGGCGCGGCCGCCGCGGAGCGGGTCGCGGCCCTGGACGACCAGGCGCTGCGGGCGGCCGCGCTGCGCACGCTCGTGCCCTTCATGGATCCCGAGCTCCTCACGACGCCTGGCCCGACCGCGACGCCCACGGACGAGCCCGGCGCGACGCCGACGCCCTAG
- a CDS encoding RNA-binding S4 domain-containing protein, whose translation MPSDAEPTVDAGAQAAVRVDSWLWAVRVYKTRSQATAACRAGHVRVADERVKASQSVRPGDEVRVRIAGADRILVVRRTLVKRVGPAVAAEAMTDLTPPPPPRDAAPATVVRDRGAGRPTKRDRREIERLRDPEGIRGR comes from the coding sequence ATGCCCTCCGACGCCGAGCCGACCGTCGACGCCGGCGCGCAGGCCGCCGTCCGCGTGGACAGCTGGCTCTGGGCCGTGCGCGTCTACAAGACGCGGTCGCAGGCGACGGCCGCGTGCCGGGCCGGGCACGTGCGGGTCGCCGACGAGCGCGTCAAGGCGTCGCAGTCGGTGCGACCGGGCGACGAGGTGCGGGTGCGGATCGCGGGCGCCGACCGGATCCTCGTGGTGCGCCGCACGCTCGTGAAGCGCGTGGGCCCCGCGGTCGCCGCGGAGGCGATGACCGACCTCACTCCCCCGCCGCCGCCGCGCGACGCCGCGCCCGCGACGGTCGTCCGCGACCGGGGCGCGGGGCGTCCGACGAAGCGCGACCGGCGCGAGATCGAGCGGCTGCGCGACCCCGAGGGGATCCGCGGGCGCTGA
- a CDS encoding DnaJ domain-containing protein → MSRAGSPADRTPYEVLGVDPAADTAALRAAYRRLVRATHPDTGGEAHLFHAVQRAWELVGDPDDRARYDRGQGRAAASDDDALGPDDAGYAPAPGSGTRLGATVHGVAGALARAHYVDRVAEWQGVAPGGDLGVDPWSPELVRRAPREIRWLLAKALAEEATARAAASLGMGATIFHDVRPLAGQGKVDHVVLAPAGLFALSSEDWGQAVQLVRGELQPVVPDPDGAFAPGDAPVAWLVGTARSLAASAGVRFAAAVVVVPDDALAQPVERVERGRNRGALVVRRSVLPLVLRDGVSEEGRLSVADPYAVRALLRERLTLLGPDAG, encoded by the coding sequence GTGAGCCGCGCGGGGAGCCCCGCCGACCGCACCCCGTACGAGGTGCTGGGCGTGGATCCCGCGGCCGACACCGCCGCCCTCCGCGCCGCGTACCGCCGGCTCGTCCGCGCCACCCACCCGGACACGGGCGGCGAGGCGCACCTGTTCCACGCGGTGCAGCGCGCATGGGAGCTCGTGGGGGATCCCGACGACCGCGCCCGCTACGACCGCGGGCAGGGCCGCGCGGCGGCGTCGGACGACGACGCCCTCGGCCCGGACGACGCCGGCTACGCGCCCGCGCCCGGATCCGGCACCCGCCTCGGCGCGACCGTGCACGGCGTCGCCGGCGCGCTCGCCCGCGCCCACTACGTCGACCGCGTCGCCGAGTGGCAGGGCGTCGCCCCCGGCGGCGACCTCGGGGTGGATCCCTGGTCGCCCGAGCTCGTGCGCCGCGCCCCGCGGGAGATCCGCTGGCTGCTGGCCAAGGCCCTCGCCGAGGAGGCGACCGCGCGCGCCGCGGCGTCGCTCGGCATGGGCGCGACGATCTTCCACGACGTGCGTCCGCTCGCCGGGCAGGGCAAGGTCGACCACGTCGTGCTGGCGCCCGCGGGCCTCTTCGCGCTCAGCTCCGAGGACTGGGGCCAGGCCGTGCAGCTCGTCCGCGGGGAGCTGCAGCCGGTGGTGCCGGATCCCGACGGCGCGTTCGCGCCCGGCGACGCGCCCGTCGCGTGGCTGGTCGGCACGGCGCGCTCCCTCGCGGCCTCGGCGGGCGTGCGCTTCGCGGCCGCCGTGGTGGTCGTGCCGGACGACGCGCTCGCGCAGCCGGTCGAGCGCGTGGAGCGCGGGCGCAACCGTGGGGCGCTCGTCGTCCGCCGATCCGTCCTGCCGCTCGTGCTGCGCGACGGTGTCTCGGAGGAGGGGCGGCTCAGCGTCGCGGATCCCTACGCCGTCCGCGCGCTCCTCCGCGAGCGGCTGACGCTGCTGGGGCCCGACGCGGGCTGA
- a CDS encoding stealth family protein yields the protein MAGSARQFNVALEPTVDPATSEEEYSRQDDAVAPAPATWPTTHHRPDVVIRKGLATLVNRTLTPHQALVTDLLFIRDALLATGIDFWLIRGNDERPVIAIDVQNRDTVVRALVAACADEPLYAKTVDGRRRPPLLVADGRLTDNPDAGIFRLYRPRIEPVGLLAYGASTAVELQFFRFEGETIVWPVENSLTREILPAAEVVPTTVEMYGHEWKTLRGMFDAQASDITFDIDMVFSWVDGNDPEFQKRRAERMKDVVVGEGDDSEARFRQIDELKYALRSVYLFAPWVRRIFIVTDSPKPAWLADHPGVTFVRSEEFFTDPAALPTHNSQAVESQLQHIPGLSEHFLYSNDDMFFGRPVQPGMFFSPGGITKFIEASTRIGLGDNDSDRSGFENSARVNRRLLMDRFGRLITRHLEHAATPLRKSVLLELEREFAEDFHRTQLSRFRSSTDISVTNSLYHYYAQMTARAVQQESAKVTYVDTTSRAGLDLLPGLLKRRSQDFFCLNDGSFPEVPADERQERVQDFLERYYGIPAPWEAEVADRAAASAAPATPAE from the coding sequence ATGGCGGGCAGCGCACGGCAGTTCAACGTAGCGCTCGAGCCGACGGTCGATCCGGCCACCAGCGAGGAGGAGTACTCCCGCCAGGACGACGCGGTCGCGCCCGCCCCCGCCACGTGGCCCACCACGCACCACCGGCCCGACGTCGTCATCCGCAAGGGCCTCGCGACCCTGGTCAACCGCACGCTCACGCCGCACCAGGCGCTCGTGACCGACCTCCTCTTCATCCGCGACGCGCTGCTCGCGACCGGCATCGACTTCTGGCTGATCCGCGGCAACGACGAGCGCCCCGTCATCGCCATCGACGTGCAGAACCGCGACACCGTGGTGCGCGCCCTCGTGGCCGCGTGCGCCGACGAGCCGCTCTACGCGAAGACCGTCGACGGCCGCCGCCGCCCGCCGCTGCTCGTGGCCGACGGCCGCCTCACCGACAACCCCGACGCCGGCATCTTCCGCCTCTACCGCCCGCGGATCGAGCCGGTCGGCCTCCTCGCGTACGGCGCCTCCACCGCGGTCGAGCTGCAGTTCTTCCGCTTCGAGGGCGAGACCATCGTCTGGCCGGTCGAGAACTCGCTCACGCGCGAGATCCTGCCCGCCGCCGAGGTCGTGCCGACCACGGTCGAGATGTACGGCCACGAGTGGAAGACGCTCCGCGGCATGTTCGACGCGCAGGCGTCCGACATCACCTTCGACATCGACATGGTCTTCTCCTGGGTCGACGGCAACGACCCCGAGTTCCAGAAGCGCCGCGCCGAGCGCATGAAGGACGTCGTGGTCGGCGAGGGCGACGACTCCGAGGCCCGCTTCCGCCAGATCGACGAGCTCAAGTACGCGCTGCGCTCCGTCTACCTCTTCGCGCCGTGGGTGCGGCGGATCTTCATCGTCACCGACTCCCCGAAGCCGGCCTGGCTCGCCGACCACCCGGGCGTCACGTTCGTGCGCAGCGAGGAGTTCTTCACGGATCCCGCCGCCCTGCCCACGCACAACTCGCAGGCCGTCGAGTCGCAGCTGCAGCACATCCCGGGGCTCAGCGAGCACTTCCTCTACTCGAACGACGACATGTTCTTCGGCCGCCCCGTGCAGCCGGGCATGTTCTTCTCGCCCGGCGGGATCACCAAGTTCATCGAGGCGTCCACGCGCATCGGCCTGGGCGACAACGACTCCGACCGCAGCGGCTTCGAGAACTCGGCACGCGTCAACCGGCGCCTGCTCATGGACCGCTTCGGCCGCCTCATCACCCGCCACCTGGAGCACGCGGCCACGCCGCTGCGCAAGAGCGTGCTGCTCGAGCTCGAGCGGGAGTTCGCGGAGGACTTCCACCGCACGCAGCTCAGCCGCTTCCGCTCCAGCACCGACATCTCGGTCACGAACTCGCTGTACCACTACTACGCGCAGATGACCGCGCGGGCCGTGCAGCAGGAGAGCGCCAAGGTCACCTACGTCGACACCACGTCGCGCGCGGGCCTCGACCTGCTGCCCGGCCTCCTCAAGCGCCGCTCGCAGGACTTCTTCTGCCTCAACGACGGCTCGTTCCCCGAGGTCCCGGCCGACGAGCGCCAGGAGCGCGTGCAGGACTTCCTGGAGCGCTACTACGGCATCCCGGCGCCCTGGGAGGCGGAGGTCGCCGACCGGGCCGCCGCGTCCGCGGCGCCGGCCACCCCGGCGGAGTGA
- a CDS encoding FAD binding domain-containing protein → MDQPTVRSVVPARTRDDLAALGPTVAALAGGSGVFAEPHPHLTGLVDLHALGWAPLVVTDAGLEIAATCTIAEVAGIRPRDGWLAHPLFLQACTALFGSTKIWRVATVGGNICSALPAGPMTSLASALDAEALVWRAATSDAAAHDERMPVAELVTGDRTTALRPGDVLRSIHVPAASLRARTAFRKIALSPIGRSGSVVIGRLDEDGAFALTVTGATLRPEQLRYPSLPAGAALADDVRGIGSWFTDAHGAADWRRAVSALLAEEIRAELAGDPSGAGDGPASGERGTPPGAAATTTAGARA, encoded by the coding sequence ATGGACCAGCCGACCGTCCGCTCCGTCGTGCCCGCCCGGACGCGCGACGACCTCGCCGCCCTCGGGCCGACCGTGGCGGCGCTGGCCGGCGGATCCGGCGTCTTCGCCGAGCCGCACCCGCACCTCACCGGGCTCGTCGACCTGCACGCGCTCGGCTGGGCTCCGCTCGTCGTGACGGACGCCGGGCTCGAGATCGCCGCGACGTGCACCATCGCCGAGGTCGCCGGGATCCGGCCGCGCGACGGCTGGCTCGCGCATCCGCTCTTCCTCCAGGCGTGCACGGCGCTGTTCGGGTCGACGAAGATCTGGCGGGTCGCGACCGTGGGCGGCAACATCTGCTCGGCGCTCCCCGCCGGGCCGATGACCTCGCTCGCGTCCGCCCTCGATGCGGAGGCGCTCGTCTGGCGGGCCGCGACGTCCGACGCCGCAGCCCACGACGAGCGGATGCCCGTGGCCGAGCTCGTGACCGGCGACCGCACGACTGCGCTGCGTCCCGGCGACGTGCTGCGCTCGATCCACGTGCCGGCGGCGTCGCTGCGCGCGCGGACGGCCTTCCGCAAGATCGCGCTGTCGCCCATCGGCCGGTCCGGCTCCGTGGTGATCGGGCGGCTCGACGAGGACGGCGCGTTCGCGCTCACCGTGACCGGGGCGACGCTCCGGCCCGAGCAGCTGCGCTACCCGTCGCTGCCCGCGGGCGCGGCGCTCGCGGACGACGTGCGGGGGATCGGATCCTGGTTCACCGACGCGCACGGGGCCGCCGACTGGCGCCGGGCCGTCAGCGCGCTGCTGGCGGAGGAGATCCGCGCGGAGCTGGCGGGCGACCCGTCGGGCGCGGGCGACGGACCGGCCTCCGGCGAGCGCGGCACCCCGCCCGGGGCCGCCGCCACGACGACGGCGGGAGCGCGCGCGTGA
- a CDS encoding molybdopterin-dependent oxidoreductase, protein MSMTVDGREIPGEPAPGQSLRTWLREHEVFSVKKGCDSGDCGACAVLLDGEAVHACILPAFRAQGRAITTAAGLGTPGDLHPVQERFVAAAGFQCGFCTPGMVVTASTLEDDQLDDLPRLMKSSLCRCTGYRAIDEAIRGEHGGADHAHGDGCGGSRPEGLGPVRATGSTTAERAQTGRVGTSLHAPASERVVSGLEPYTLDVAVPGLLHASLVRSPHPHARILAIDASAALALPGVHAVLTHHDSPATLYSSARHEDRFDDPDDSRVFDDVVRFRGQRVAAVIADDVGIAEAAVRLVRVEYEVLPAVHDPEEARRPGAPLVHGDKDAAVSRLADPQRNIVAEMHGEHGDVAAGLARADEVVSGTWSTQRVAHTHLETHATVGWMEEGRLVLRTSSQVPFLVQREICRLFELAPEEVRVFTARVGGGFGGKQEILTEDVVALAVLATGRPVQLEFTRSDEFTLSPARHPMRVGVTVGATSDGVLTALAVDVLSDTGAYGNHGPGVMFHGCNESITLYRAPAKRVDAQSVYTNNLPSGAFRGYGLGQVVFAIESALDELARRLGVSGFEIRRRNAVVPGDPLIITHAEGPDLGFGGSYGLDQCLDLAEQALADGGGDPVPPGDRWLVGEGMAAAMIATMPPRGHFADVTVALAADGVVTVSVGTAEFGNGTTTVHAQLAATALGTTPDRIRIRQSDTDVTRYDTGAFGSAGTVVAGKAVHRAATALADLLREAASARTGIPGAAFALTPDALVAGDVSLPVAELVGPDGLASEAHEDGALRSLAFNVHAFRVAVDPATGEIRILRSVQAVDAGTVINPAQLRGQVEGGTAQALGTAMHEEVVHDGEGRILTDVLRNYHIPQLADLPVTEVLFADTHDDLGPLGAKSMSEAPYNPVAPALANAVRDAIGIRPHDLPMSRDRVWRLLHGGGPQPRFDSPTTLGERGTRE, encoded by the coding sequence GTGAGCATGACGGTGGACGGACGCGAGATCCCCGGCGAGCCCGCACCGGGTCAGAGCCTGCGCACCTGGCTCCGCGAGCACGAGGTGTTCAGCGTGAAGAAGGGCTGCGACTCGGGCGACTGCGGGGCGTGCGCCGTGCTCCTCGACGGGGAGGCCGTGCACGCGTGCATCCTGCCGGCGTTCCGGGCCCAGGGGCGCGCGATCACGACGGCGGCGGGCCTCGGGACCCCGGGCGACCTGCACCCGGTGCAGGAGCGCTTCGTCGCGGCGGCCGGCTTCCAGTGCGGGTTCTGCACGCCCGGCATGGTGGTGACGGCGTCGACGCTGGAGGACGACCAGCTGGACGACCTGCCGCGCCTGATGAAGAGCAGCCTCTGCCGGTGCACGGGGTACCGGGCGATCGACGAGGCGATCCGCGGCGAGCACGGCGGCGCCGACCACGCCCACGGGGACGGCTGCGGCGGATCCCGGCCCGAGGGCCTCGGCCCGGTGCGGGCGACGGGATCCACGACCGCCGAGCGCGCGCAGACCGGCCGTGTCGGCACGTCGCTGCACGCCCCCGCGAGCGAGCGCGTGGTCAGCGGCCTCGAGCCGTACACGCTCGACGTCGCGGTCCCCGGCCTCCTGCACGCGAGCCTGGTGCGCAGCCCCCACCCGCACGCGCGCATCCTCGCCATCGACGCGTCCGCGGCGCTCGCGCTCCCCGGTGTCCACGCGGTGCTCACCCACCACGACTCCCCCGCCACGCTCTACTCGTCCGCGCGCCACGAGGACCGCTTCGACGACCCCGACGACAGCCGCGTCTTCGACGACGTCGTGCGGTTCCGCGGCCAGCGCGTGGCCGCCGTGATCGCGGACGACGTCGGCATCGCGGAAGCCGCCGTGCGCCTGGTGCGCGTCGAGTACGAGGTCCTGCCCGCGGTGCACGATCCCGAGGAGGCCCGGCGTCCGGGCGCGCCGCTCGTGCACGGCGACAAGGACGCGGCCGTCTCCCGGCTCGCCGACCCGCAGCGCAACATCGTCGCGGAGATGCACGGCGAGCACGGCGATGTCGCGGCGGGCCTCGCCCGGGCCGACGAGGTCGTGTCGGGCACGTGGTCCACGCAGCGCGTCGCGCACACGCATCTCGAGACGCACGCGACCGTCGGCTGGATGGAGGAGGGCCGCCTCGTCCTCCGCACCAGCTCGCAGGTGCCGTTCCTCGTGCAGCGCGAGATCTGCCGGCTGTTCGAGCTCGCGCCGGAGGAGGTGCGCGTCTTCACGGCGCGCGTGGGCGGCGGGTTCGGCGGCAAGCAGGAGATCCTCACGGAGGACGTCGTGGCGCTCGCCGTGCTGGCGACCGGCCGCCCGGTGCAGCTGGAGTTCACGCGCTCCGACGAGTTCACGCTCTCCCCCGCCCGGCACCCGATGCGCGTGGGCGTCACGGTCGGCGCCACCTCCGACGGCGTCCTCACGGCGCTCGCGGTCGACGTGCTCAGCGACACGGGCGCGTACGGCAACCACGGCCCGGGTGTCATGTTCCACGGCTGCAACGAGTCGATCACCCTGTACCGCGCGCCCGCCAAGCGGGTGGACGCGCAGAGCGTCTACACGAACAACCTCCCCTCGGGCGCGTTCCGGGGCTACGGCCTGGGGCAGGTGGTCTTCGCGATCGAGTCCGCGCTCGACGAGCTGGCGCGGCGCCTCGGCGTCTCGGGCTTCGAGATCCGGCGCCGGAACGCCGTCGTGCCGGGCGACCCGCTGATCATCACGCACGCCGAGGGCCCGGACCTCGGCTTCGGCGGCAGCTACGGCCTCGACCAGTGCCTCGACCTCGCCGAGCAGGCCCTCGCCGACGGCGGCGGGGATCCCGTGCCGCCCGGCGACCGCTGGCTCGTGGGCGAGGGCATGGCGGCCGCGATGATCGCGACCATGCCGCCGCGCGGGCACTTCGCCGACGTGACCGTCGCGCTGGCCGCCGACGGCGTCGTGACGGTGTCGGTCGGCACCGCGGAGTTCGGCAACGGCACCACCACGGTGCACGCGCAGCTCGCCGCGACCGCGCTGGGGACGACGCCCGACCGGATCCGCATCCGCCAGTCCGACACCGACGTCACCCGCTACGACACGGGCGCCTTCGGCTCCGCGGGGACGGTCGTCGCGGGCAAGGCCGTGCACCGGGCCGCCACGGCGCTCGCCGACCTGCTGCGCGAGGCCGCGTCGGCGCGCACGGGGATCCCCGGCGCCGCCTTCGCGCTCACGCCCGACGCGCTCGTCGCGGGCGACGTCTCCCTCCCCGTCGCCGAGCTGGTGGGCCCCGACGGCCTCGCCTCGGAGGCGCACGAGGACGGCGCGCTCCGCTCCCTCGCGTTCAACGTGCACGCGTTCCGGGTGGCGGTGGATCCCGCGACCGGCGAGATCCGCATCCTCCGCTCCGTGCAGGCCGTGGACGCGGGCACCGTCATCAACCCGGCGCAGCTGCGCGGTCAGGTGGAGGGCGGGACGGCGCAGGCGCTCGGCACGGCCATGCACGAGGAGGTCGTGCACGACGGCGAGGGGCGGATCCTCACCGACGTGCTGCGGAACTACCACATCCCGCAGCTCGCCGACCTGCCCGTCACCGAGGTGCTGTTCGCGGACACGCACGACGACCTCGGGCCGCTCGGCGCGAAGTCGATGAGCGAGGCGCCGTACAACCCGGTCGCGCCCGCGCTCGCGAACGCGGTGCGCGACGCCATCGGCATCCGGCCGCACGACCTGCCGATGTCGCGCGACCGGGTGTGGCGGCTCCTCCACGGCGGCGGCCCGCAGCCGCGGTTCGACAGCCCGACGACGCTCGGGGAGCGCGGGACGCGGGAGTAG
- a CDS encoding APC family permease has protein sequence MTTVPTPAAPPGLARRLGLLDATVLGLGAMIGAGIFAVMPAAARAAGGGLLVGLAIAAVVAFCNATASAQLAARYPSSGGSYLYGRERLGEWPGFLAGWSFVIGKTASCAAMALTFAAYAVPAAWQRPVAALAVTALAVVGCLGVTRTARLARVIITVVLAVIALVLVAGLVEGGLGAAAGPVAGVVDTTPYGVLQSAGLLFFAFAGYARIATMGEEVRDPARTIPRAILLALGGALVVYALVAVTLLGVLGEARLGGSTAPLADVVRDAGWAWAVPVVGIGAAAACLGALLALLAGIGRTSLAMAREGDLPLALAVVHPRYRVPQRAEIAVAVVVVALVLTVDLRGVVGFSSFGVLLYYVVANAAAFTQERADRRYPKALQVLGVVGCLVLVATLPVTSIAVGIGVLLAGVVGRAVVRARRRRAAA, from the coding sequence ATGACCACCGTGCCCACGCCCGCCGCCCCGCCCGGCCTCGCGCGCCGCCTCGGCCTGCTCGACGCCACGGTGCTCGGGCTCGGCGCGATGATCGGCGCCGGGATCTTCGCCGTCATGCCCGCCGCCGCCCGCGCGGCAGGCGGCGGCCTCCTCGTCGGCCTCGCGATCGCGGCCGTCGTCGCGTTCTGCAACGCCACCGCGTCCGCCCAGCTCGCCGCCCGCTACCCGTCGTCCGGCGGCTCGTACCTCTACGGCCGGGAGCGGCTGGGCGAGTGGCCGGGCTTCCTCGCGGGCTGGTCGTTCGTCATCGGCAAGACCGCGAGCTGCGCCGCCATGGCCCTCACGTTCGCCGCGTACGCGGTGCCGGCGGCCTGGCAGCGGCCCGTCGCCGCGCTCGCCGTGACGGCCCTGGCGGTCGTCGGCTGCCTCGGAGTGACCCGCACGGCCCGGCTCGCGCGCGTGATCATCACGGTGGTCCTCGCGGTCATCGCCCTCGTGCTCGTGGCCGGCCTCGTCGAGGGCGGGCTGGGAGCCGCCGCCGGACCCGTCGCGGGCGTCGTCGACACGACCCCCTACGGCGTCCTCCAGTCCGCCGGCCTGCTGTTCTTCGCCTTCGCGGGCTACGCGCGCATCGCGACCATGGGGGAGGAGGTGCGGGATCCCGCCCGCACCATCCCGCGCGCGATCCTCCTCGCGCTCGGCGGCGCCCTCGTCGTCTACGCGCTGGTGGCCGTGACGCTCCTCGGGGTGCTCGGGGAGGCGCGGCTCGGCGGATCCACCGCGCCGCTGGCCGACGTCGTGCGCGACGCGGGCTGGGCGTGGGCGGTGCCCGTCGTCGGGATCGGGGCGGCCGCGGCCTGTCTCGGGGCGCTGCTGGCGCTCCTCGCCGGGATCGGGCGCACGTCGCTCGCGATGGCCCGCGAGGGCGACCTGCCGCTGGCGCTAGCCGTCGTGCACCCGCGGTACCGGGTGCCGCAGCGGGCCGAGATCGCGGTCGCCGTGGTCGTCGTGGCGCTCGTGCTCACGGTGGACCTCCGCGGCGTCGTCGGCTTCTCGTCCTTCGGCGTCCTGCTCTACTACGTGGTCGCCAACGCCGCCGCCTTCACCCAGGAGCGCGCCGACCGGCGCTACCCGAAGGCGCTCCAGGTGCTCGGCGTCGTCGGTTGCCTGGTGCTCGTGGCGACGCTGCCCGTGACGTCCATCGCGGTCGGGATCGGGGTGCTGCTGGCCGGCGTGGTGGGGCGCGCGGTCGTGCGGGCCCGTCGGCGCCGGGCCGCCGCCTGA